The genomic DNA CGGTCAATACTTTAAGGTAAAAAAATTTTATTAGGAGGAAAAACATGGCACAAATAACAGCTGGTTTAGTAAAAGAACTAAGAGAAAGAACTGGTGCTGGAATGATGGATTGTAAGAAAGCACTACAAGAAAATGGCGGAGATATGGACAAAGCAATAGATTTCCTAAGAGAAAAAGGAATCGCTAAAGCAGTTAAAAAAGCTGGAAGAATAGCAGCAGAAGGATTAATTTTTGACGCTGTATCAGCTGATCACAAAAAAGCTGTATTAATCGAATTCAACTCTGAAACAGACTTCGTTGCTAAAAATGATGAATTCAAAAACTTTGGACATAAATTAGCTGAACTTGCAATAGCTAAAGATATAAAAACTATCGAAGAATTAACAGCAGCTGAATATGCTGATGGAAAAACTGTTGCTCAAGCAGTAACTGATTTAATCGCTAAAATCGGAGAAAACATGAATGTTAGAAGAATTCATGAAACTAAATCAGAAGATGGTTTCGTAGCTACTTACAGCCACTTAGGTGGAAAATTAGGAGTTATTGTTGAAATGACTGGTGAAGCTACTGAAGAAAACATCGCTAAAGCTAGAGATATTGCTATGCACGCAGCAGCAATGGACCCTAGATATTTAGACAAATCAGAAGTAACTACTAACGATTTAGAGCACGAAAAAGAAATCGCTAGAAAACAATTAGAAGCTGAAGGAAAACCAGCTCAAATAATTGAAAAAATATTAATTGGAAAAATGAACAAATTCTATGAAGAAAACTGTTTAGTTGACCAAATATATGTAAGAGCAGAAAATAAAGAAACTGTTGCACAATTCGCAAAACCTCTAGTTGTAAAATCTTTCACAAGATACAAAGTTGGAGACGGAATCGAGAAAAAAGAAGAAGACTTCGCAGCAGAAGTTGCAGCTCAAATCAAGGGATAATAGTTATAAATACAGGGGATGCAACAGCATCCCTTTTTTTTAAAGTATAGTTTTGTAGCAACAAAACACAAAAGAATTGATAGACAAAACATAAAATATTATATAAAATCAGGGTAAGAACTATCCGTAGAGCTCGGTAAAAATAGGACTATAAAAAGCGTCTAGTTCCCGAGAAACTCACATCTATAGGTGTAGAGTAGTTCAAAAATATACTTTAGGAGGAGCAATGGAGAAACCTTTTTATAAAAGAGTTCTATTAAAACTTAGTGGAGAGGCTTTAATGGGAGACCAAGAATTTGGAATTTCATCTGAAGTAATTGCCTCATATGCAAGACAGATAAAGGATATAGTTGATCTTGGTGTAGAAGTTTCTGTCGTAATAGGTGGAGGAAACATTTTTAGAGGATTATCAGGAGCAACTCAAGGAGTGGACAGAGTTACAGGAGACCATATGGGAATGCTTGCAACTGTAATAAACTCACTTGCACTACAAAACTCTATTGAAAAACTTGGAGTTCCAACAAGGGTTCAAACAGCAATTGAAATGCCAAAAATTGCAGAACCATTTATTAAAAGAAGAGCACAAAGACATCTTGAAAAAGGAAGAGTTGTTATATTTGGTGCAGGAACAGGAAATCCATACTTTACAACAGATACAGCAGCGGCTTTAAGAGCAATCGAAATGAATACAGAAGTAGTATTAAAAGCTACTAAAGTAGATGGAATCTATGATAAAGATCCAGTAAAATATTCAGATGCTGTAAAGTATGATAAAGTGACATATTCAGAGGTTTTAGCTAAAGATCTTAAAGTAATGGATTCTACTGCAATTTCGCTATGTAGAGAAAACAAACTACCTATTATTGTATTTGATTCTTTAACTGAAGGTAACATAAGAAGAGTTATTATGGGAGAAGAAATCGGAACAAAAGTAGTAGCTGATTAATCTAATTATTGAAAATAACTAGGAGGATATTTATGAACGAAATAGTAAGCACATGTAAAGAAAAAATGGAAAAAGCAATTGAAGCAACAAAAGAAAAATTTGCATCTATAAGAGCAGGAAGAGCAAATGTATCTATGCTTGATGGAATAAAAGTAGAATCATATGGTGCAGAAATGCCTTTAAATCAAGTAGGAACTGTATCAGCTCCAGAACCTAGATTACTTGTAATTGATCCTTGGGATAAAACTCTTATTCCAAAAATCGAAAAAATGATAATGGTAGCAAATCTTGGACTTACTCCAAATAATGATGGTAAAGTAATAAGATTAATAATGCCTGAATTAACTGCAGACAGAAGAAAAGAATATGTGAAATTAGCTAAAACTGAAGCTGAAAATGGAAAAATTGCAGTTAGAAACATAAGAAAAGATGCTAACAACGATCTTAAAAAATTATCAAAAGATAAAGACAACTCATTATCTGAAGATGAAATAAAAGCTTTAGAAAATGATGTTCAAAAAT from Fusobacterium hominis includes the following:
- the tsf gene encoding translation elongation factor Ts; translation: MAQITAGLVKELRERTGAGMMDCKKALQENGGDMDKAIDFLREKGIAKAVKKAGRIAAEGLIFDAVSADHKKAVLIEFNSETDFVAKNDEFKNFGHKLAELAIAKDIKTIEELTAAEYADGKTVAQAVTDLIAKIGENMNVRRIHETKSEDGFVATYSHLGGKLGVIVEMTGEATEENIAKARDIAMHAAAMDPRYLDKSEVTTNDLEHEKEIARKQLEAEGKPAQIIEKILIGKMNKFYEENCLVDQIYVRAENKETVAQFAKPLVVKSFTRYKVGDGIEKKEEDFAAEVAAQIKG
- the pyrH gene encoding UMP kinase, producing MEKPFYKRVLLKLSGEALMGDQEFGISSEVIASYARQIKDIVDLGVEVSVVIGGGNIFRGLSGATQGVDRVTGDHMGMLATVINSLALQNSIEKLGVPTRVQTAIEMPKIAEPFIKRRAQRHLEKGRVVIFGAGTGNPYFTTDTAAALRAIEMNTEVVLKATKVDGIYDKDPVKYSDAVKYDKVTYSEVLAKDLKVMDSTAISLCRENKLPIIVFDSLTEGNIRRVIMGEEIGTKVVAD
- the frr gene encoding ribosome recycling factor, with protein sequence MNEIVSTCKEKMEKAIEATKEKFASIRAGRANVSMLDGIKVESYGAEMPLNQVGTVSAPEPRLLVIDPWDKTLIPKIEKMIMVANLGLTPNNDGKVIRLIMPELTADRRKEYVKLAKTEAENGKIAVRNIRKDANNDLKKLSKDKDNSLSEDEIKALENDVQKLTDSFIKQIDDLLAKKEKEITTV